DNA sequence from the Macrobrachium nipponense isolate FS-2020 chromosome 41, ASM1510439v2, whole genome shotgun sequence genome:
CAACACCCCACCGGCTGAGAAGAACAAGATGGTCATAGGCCTATAGTTCCACAAGCAAGATGTTAACGCCCTATCCTCCCGCAGGAAGGCGAGACAGACGGCAAAAGAGACGAAGACGAAGGAGTCGTGGCAGGAGGCCTCCTCACGGCAGAGGCTCTGAGAACCTTGACCTGGGAGGAACTGGTGGATCTTCTCCAGCATCAACGGTGAGAATAAAAGACAGCCAACGGTTTTCCTTGTGGAACTATAGGCCTATCACCATATCTCATTTTCATGAAACAATCTCTCTATCTCCCTTTGTTTCCCTTAGGACCAGGCGCCAGGTTCCTCCTGAGGGAGAGAATTACCAACTATAATAAATGACTTCgactgggggaggaggaggaggaggatgacgaggaaaaggaaaaggaaaaggaagaggaaaaggagcaGGAGGGGGACGCCCCTGGAGGGAGTGTCGTCTCGCAAATGAACAGAGATAAAGCGTCTCCTTTCTTCACGACGGCGGATTCAAGACCACGTATTTGGGCGGTGTTATAGACGTTACAGACGGAGCAGTTTCAACAAAATGCTTTGCAAACATGTAAATGATTTGGTGGTTTCAGAAGAATTCAAACTAGCAGACGAAATATATCGCAGGTTGTAAATCACAAACCTCAATTTTTGATCACACAACTTGAAGTGTGATaactgtactctgttttttttccatctgtccatctgcctgtggtgtttgcgcatgataacactgcgtcccggcctttaaataatatcctatttcgaatattaacggcgtaattcgcatacagtaagtatctaaaacacttttcagttgcaaatgtatacccagatatccttttatttacctaaaacttacacatagcgtaactatttaaagcccgggatgcagtgttaccatgcgcacacaccacaggtggatggacagatggaaaaaaaacagagtatagttgcttATTATAGGCAAGGCTAGAATAGACTAGTGTTGGGTCAAGAATGGGTACCCCTAATTAGGTAGTCCCTCATTTATTGTAATtaagaaggaaaggatgaggaGGAGATTCGAGCTAAAATAGTATTAACAAAATGCTGATATTTCCAATTATTTCACTGTATATGCAATAACATCAACACAATTACATGAACCTAAAATAACTGTATATTTGCTTTGTATCCCAACAATGCAGGTCACATTCAATTCACAACCACAGCAACAGTCTGCCCATGGGtctaaacaaaacaatataaaatatcaaatactgTGTGCCTAATCATTGTAAATATTACTAATAGCCTAGCTACTATAATGTCACAATAATTAGATCAACATCACCACAATCACAGCATCATATATGCTAACATGAAACGAACCAGATCACATCTGCTTCCTAGCCTATAGGTGTCATGTCACTTCGGTGGTGAATCAGAGTGTTGGCAGCCAAAACGATGCTAATCACAACTATCACATAAAAGTCAATTGACAAAATCAATATATTCCTAATACAGCTCCTCCTCGGAATACTGTAATATACCTTAACAATCAGATCGACCTCTTAAGTGATTCATTAAAGACTGCTGCCCAGCCACGCTGTAAGGCTCACCTATCGGGCACACAGATAAGGACTCCCGCCTAAACAACTACCAATATTAACGTGTTTACAAATTCATCCACACTATATACTTTacatacaactaaaaaattacaCAAGCTTGCTCACGAGAACTCTATCCCTCGTCTTCTTCTCTAAATCCAACCACAgaaaatgcaattattttggtgGCCCTGTTTAAATAACACACACCAGGTTGAACATTCTAGAGAAATAACATACATAAGTAGGTTTATCATCAATGTTGCAGGCaacaaaatatctatctatctaactgtatactatatataaattcactaaaatacagtattttcttaCGCACATCTTTCATTCAATACCATTAACATCAGCATCAGAATGGCTACTCTCGCTGGATAAAATCCCACGGGTGGGGAATGCAAGTTCCCTAATAGAGCCATTTCATGACCGGTCCAACGCTTGTCATTCTTTGCGGGGGTCCATTATTAATAAGCAAAAACAGGCAAGGAAATCCCTATCTCTGTCTGTCCCGCATATTCACGCGGGAAAACCCCCTTCGGCGTCCTTGTGGGACCGAGTGAAATACGGGCAGTCAGTCGGCGCCAACCTCATGAAGGCGGGAAAGATGCAGCGCAGTTTGtggtttatttcatttgtgtttagcTGTTGTTTTATCTCTTTGACTCGGGACACGAATGATTAAGCAGTTTCCTATAGTTTATGTAACGTCCTACAATATTAAATAGGTCTATTGCGTGGAATATTAGTCTTAGATAAGCCTATGAGGCCATAGCGAATATATATAGACTCACTCTCCTCTTCCCCAGGGTAAGGGTTCATTTGGCAACATGCAAAGAGCATTTATACTTTTTTTCGATcctgaagaaagaaaggaaagagtgaggagaggaaagagagaggagacgagagcccggaggaggagagaggagagagaagagagtgacgagagagagagagagagagagagaggagagagagagagagagagagagagagctctgttgCCAAAGGAAGTTGAAACAGTTGCCAGTTTTTCAATGATTATTTTAGCTTGTCAGGTCTTTTGCCACATTCTGCATAAATATCAGGGCAGGTTCTCACATTGTTAATATCACCATTTAAGTCTACGTGTGCTTTTTAGACAAATTTAGCGACAGAAACCCCAAAGTTTGCAGTGATTTATGAAATGCCGACGATGTGTCATGGATGTAGAATATATTAAGCGCTGATATTGTGTAGTCAGGGACTCTGCAGTAtacatgtgttgtgtgtgtgagtgtgtgtactttTTTAATGTCAACTCGAGGAATCTGATTACGCATCGTCACAGCCATTGTTAATCAAACCAAAGGGATTCCGTCAACCGTCAGTCACCGCGCCCATCTCCTAAAACAACGACAGCCGCCCATTTCGCGCAACATAGATCGATTCAAGTGATTGAATCACAATTCTTCAACTCTGACCATAAACCTCAAAACTCCGGGACGCTTTCAAAAGCCGAAAAGGAATTCAATCCAGCCGTTTTATTCCGGCCAAAAATCTACTTTCCGGCAACCGCCCCAAACGTGTGGGCggccatatattatataaagcgtCGTAGGGCAGGCAAAGGAATGTCACGCACTCGACAGAAGGCTGCCGTTGAAACACTCGTCTCTGCGACGCCATTAAGGTTAGTCGACCAAACAATCGCCATAACTACCCACCAGTTGACTAAGGCCATTCCCGTAACCTGATTAGGAGGACGATCCCCGCTGAagcataatcattttttttttcctttttcgtgaCCTCGGTGCTCATTGGTGCACGTCTCCATCTCTCCTTCCAGACTCTAGCAATGCGCGCACCTTCCTCCTGCGTCTGCGCCCTCCTCGGGTTGTTCCTCATGGCCAACGTTTTGGGGGCGGCAGAGGGCCAAGAATTAGGGCTGGGCGATCTGTTAGGAGGGGGCTTGACTGGCGACGGCCTGGTCCAGGCTCTGACGTCACAGCTCGTCGGGTAAACAaacggcttcttcttcttcttgtgataAAGATGTTTTATCGTCAGTTTATACGATTATATAAGGTCAAATATGATGTAATTCGAATTATTATGAGGCCTTTGTCatctaaaggacttaatctctgtattggcaagatgtcatctgcagattctgtcattattattatatctattgctgatattttactttttcattattactgcgaATACTGTCTAGTTAAAGTTTTTttcacattcaattttcgtattaagctctctggacctgactactgtagccacccaaggtctctagatgaaatttaagttgtataatctgtgcactaactgttataactctcaatgcatattttttctcaccaatattattactgttattatgattactatcttttatgctacctcagctatttgggggataagtgccgattattcatttttttttatcatgtctcatgtatctagattgtgtatgttactgtctgcattttgtatattccatagatatggccctgagctgaagtaaagaatattattattattattattattttattaaaagtaatggctacttcagcagcattacacttgtagagattcttctctattttccgaatagcggctttttccgtgctacttagacaggctagtagagcgcctatggaggtcatggctctgtatttgatcatgacctccataggcgctctactagcctgtctaagtagcacggaaaaagccgctattcggaaaatagagaagaatctctacaagtgtaatgctgctgaagtagccattacttttaataaagtatgcttgagagagggtctgcttcctaagtacactattattattattattattattattattattattattattattattattattattattattattattattattattattattattattattatattaatgaaagTTTCCCCTCTTCGCAACAGACTGTGGGAGACAGGTGACTTGGAATTCCTGGACCACGTCTGCAGCTTCCaggtcaagccgaagatcaaGAGGTGGGAGCTCTACTTCCGCGGGACAATGTGGTGCCCCGGATGGACGCCCATCAGAGGAACCTGTAAGTCATGGGACCCttggttcatatttttttttctttagcttagAGCACCAAGAATAAGGGCGTGCAAGCCTGTTGGGCAATGCCGTGGGTGGACAGGACACAGTACTACTGTCTTTGCTAGACTGTCTACAGGGGATTTAGATAGAGACGTCCATCTTTCTCGTCATGCAACGGACAGGCCTATAGGCCTAGTTGTCTGATATGGAAACTGGCTGCACTAACTGACAGCCTGTCAGGCTTATTCTGCGTGAGTAGTCAGTCTGTTTATATAATAACAAGTTCTCCTTTTTTTATACATGCAGCTGAGACCCGCAGTCGTTCGTCCGTGGTGAACAGAGCCGTCGCAGACTTCGTCCAGAAGGCGCTGACGTCAGGACTGGTGACTGAGGAAGAAGCCAGGAACTGGCTGAATCACCAGTGAGTGGCGTCGCCGGGAggggccccccctccccccctcacggGGGCAGTCTTAAAAACCGTCTGCCATGAAAATCAGAAAGGAAAAATTCAGTCCTGGATGAATCATTCTAGGCCATGGGACTCATGGGAACGGGGAATGAAATCATGAgagttatattttgtaaatttgtgaCAGAGTGAATCTAGACACATGGTTATAAAGGTGTAAtgatacacagtatatatatttatataataacaatacatCATTTATGAAAGAGACGGTGCTCCATTTCATTAACCTGTGTAGTGTAAGGTTCCTAATAAGGAGTTGTAGGGCTGTGTTATCAAAGCTGAGAAATATCACCGTTATTATATTCATTCATGGTGGTATTTTCctcatacaaaaatattaaagagtcgattttctgaataattttataattttgttttgatgaatGTTTTTGCATAGAAGACACAGCCcacccactcaaaaaaaaaaaaaaaaaaaaaaaaaatcaaaaaaaaaaaaaaaaaaaaaatggcgctgCTTAATATGTTCAGCGTCGCTCCGCTTATCAAGTCAGCCCAAAATATCCTGTTGACAACAGATCCATCGAGGGCGAGACGTGACAGTTTCCATCCTATCCTCCCGTCGTCGGAGGCTTTAGGACGTTCGGCCTCTGAATGACGTCACGTCCTGTTGACGTCTTTCACGTAGAGCGATATGGCACAACTGCTCCAAGAGTGCCACGACATGTCAAGAGAGGAGATGTGGAGGAATATGCTGTACCTACCTCGTGCGCTGCTGCAGTAACTAATAACTCATTTACCAAGCTATTAGACTTAATTCTTCATGATACGGGCCTCCTTGACTTAAAAAGTTTCTATTCTATGCATAAACTTCGTAATTGACACTATCATATGGGCAGGAAACCACGTCCCAAAAACGCTCTTTGTAGGAAAAAGGTTCTGTTGAGCTGACCAGAAATAGAATCAAACGAAATTTCAATCGATACACCTTTGTTGGCAGTCAGCTGATTCAAACGAAATGCATTCGCGTGTTTAAGGCTGTCCGTGCGTGTGTCCGTACGCTTGCAGTGACACTGGGAGGATATCAAAAGGAATTTTAATCGGCGGTGGCGTCATCCGAGTTTACTAAAGCCCACATGACGTTATTTGAAACTAAATTCTTAAATGATCGTGAGTTGCCAGagtttgctttttatattttaaataagaatCTGCCTTCACGTTTGAGTTGGACTGTAAATGTCATTATGTCAGAATGACAGCCAGGAGGagaaattaggagagagagagaaagagagcgggaACAGCAGCTTCTATCTAAGCAAtgggtttgtttatatatatatatatatatatatctatatatatatatatatatatcatatatatatatatgtatatatatatatatatatatatatatatatatatatatatatatatatatatatatatatatatataatcatatatgtatatataatatatatatatatatatatatatatatatatatatatatattatatatatatatatatatcatatatgtatataggtatatatatatatatatatatatatatatatatatatatatatatatatatatatatatatatgttctctctctcccctaatttCTCCAAATAATTTCGAGGCTTGAGTACTGTAACTTTATATACTACGGTCTTCCTACCTACTAAGAATATTGCAAGGATAAAACAGAGCTGCAAGATTAATAAGAGGACGAATTTACAGTGACAGAATACCACCGGcactaaaatataagaagcaacttatttaggAGACGTACTAGGGGCCGCCAGAGAGGGAGTCATCCCcatggagggctgtacataaaaccaaatcaAACAAAAAGGGTTTATACACTTTTGAAATACGGAAATTAAGGGAAACAACGGCGAATCCATaattgaaatataagaaaaatgacCACTGAAGAATTTCTGATATGGGAAACAATAAAAAGTGACATGTATAAGAAAAAAGTTAGAATTTGCGAGAAAAACATTCCGGGAAGAAGAGCCGTTACAAAGACAACCTTTTCCCTGACCCCGTCCACACTACTACTAATGCGACAACAACACACACTTTAAATTTTCGAAAACTGGAGAAGTGACGAAGAATTTCCACTCGAATCCGTTTCCAGCCATAGAAGACGACCAAAGCAGTATGGAGGACTGTATGAAATACTGCCTGAGGAATGAGTGTGAAGGATATAAGAGGTTTTGTCACAAAAAAAGATTGA
Encoded proteins:
- the LOC135212774 gene encoding anti-lipopolysaccharide factor-like — its product is MRAPSSCVCALLGLFLMANVLGAAEGQELGLGDLLGGGLTGDGLVQALTSQLVGLWETGDLEFLDHVCSFQVKPKIKRWELYFRGTMWCPGWTPIRGTSETRSRSSVVNRAVADFVQKALTSGLVTEEEARNWLNHQ